The proteins below come from a single Borrelia duttonii Ly genomic window:
- a CDS encoding DUF1357 family protein, with product MKIETKENNKVVSKNVKVISKANNVKSEVPTKTISLDEYNKLMKYKKGLAKNDKQILSNKASKPLSINQRVAQELAEVKARNKAKNQILREAIKLNEIDSLSKKYLSSHFNKEALLSRGHSLDEIMLAQKRELVRKYVPRDQIRAIAKIDNLEHIKGTLLDMLVNLAKTSIKKTTKNKSVTTKSIGKTGIKFEDKISTASPHFKSTNNNELRSGILNRYKELLKRPSKVRKKRARA from the coding sequence ATGAAGATAGAAACTAAAGAAAACAATAAAGTAGTTAGTAAAAATGTCAAAGTAATTAGCAAAGCTAATAATGTAAAAAGCGAAGTTCCTACAAAGACTATTAGTTTGGACGAATATAATAAGCTTATGAAATATAAAAAGGGACTTGCTAAGAATGACAAGCAGATATTATCAAACAAAGCAAGTAAACCTTTGAGTATAAATCAAAGAGTAGCTCAAGAATTAGCCGAAGTCAAGGCAAGAAATAAAGCAAAGAATCAAATCTTACGAGAAGCTATAAAACTTAACGAAATTGATTCTCTGTCAAAGAAATATCTAAGCAGCCATTTTAATAAGGAGGCGCTACTATCACGTGGGCACAGCTTAGATGAGATTATGTTAGCGCAAAAGCGAGAACTTGTTAGAAAGTATGTTCCAAGGGATCAAATTAGGGCTATAGCTAAAATCGATAATCTTGAGCATATCAAAGGCACATTATTAGATATGCTTGTAAATCTTGCCAAAACTTCGATCAAAAAGACTACAAAGAACAAAAGTGTTACTACTAAAAGTATTGGCAAAACTGGTATCAAATTTGAAGATAAGATTTCTACTGCCTCTCCACACTTCAAGTCAACCAATAACAATGAATTGAGAAGCGGTATTTTAAACAGATACAAAGAGCTATTAAAGCGACCTTCAAAGGTTAGAAAAAAAAGAGCTAGAGCTTAA
- a CDS encoding anti-CBASS protein Acb1 family protein, which translates to MKHNSKINSYELYKHSIFFRNYINNVAEDVLHNGINLEVIYSTALSGIEDTLDNLKVELKDALLNCIISYRFNGIGYILVKTAGDDNLDLEINSELPIGFVYLDFGCVRDRGSKSPYVIYSFKEEDDEGVLVRREVKIHKSRLIIYENYDYILGSYTPCYTQSFLLNVALFETIYQEIDRRIRNYNFLFYRDESLAEINDAISKASLQFNLLTKSNKDNSSGMFTKLFKRNSDDGSVDNSGDEVVKKGTNILNALNNDLSHELERLKSNLNNDGIFYSGSESAHLEVMKYELTFLKDTLELVKAKIGADTKEPLTRSFNEQTKGLGNDGKGDRSNYYDFLKGVQERIEIAVNQKLNQYFGLDMRFNSLILLSETDKIEHDIKLLELYEKYKSAIGYEELSEKSVELLKDKLFFGEIFLGG; encoded by the coding sequence ATGAAACACAATTCTAAAATCAATTCTTATGAATTATACAAACATTCAATATTTTTCAGGAATTATATAAATAATGTTGCAGAAGACGTCCTGCACAATGGGATCAACTTAGAAGTTATTTATAGTACTGCTTTAAGCGGTATTGAAGATACGTTAGATAATCTCAAAGTAGAACTCAAAGACGCACTATTGAATTGTATCATAAGTTACAGATTCAATGGTATTGGCTATATTTTGGTCAAAACAGCAGGAGATGATAATCTTGACTTAGAAATTAATTCTGAATTACCAATTGGATTTGTGTATTTAGATTTTGGTTGTGTGCGAGATAGAGGTTCTAAGTCTCCTTATGTCATATATTCATTCAAAGAAGAGGATGATGAGGGAGTTTTAGTTAGAAGAGAAGTCAAGATCCATAAGAGTCGTTTGATCATATATGAGAATTATGACTATATTTTGGGTTCATATACACCATGTTATACACAAAGTTTTCTGCTAAATGTAGCTCTTTTTGAGACTATCTATCAAGAGATAGATAGAAGGATTCGAAACTACAATTTTCTATTTTACAGAGATGAGTCTTTAGCAGAGATTAATGATGCAATAAGTAAAGCATCTTTGCAATTTAATTTACTTACCAAAAGTAACAAAGATAATAGTTCTGGGATGTTCACGAAGTTGTTTAAACGCAATTCTGATGATGGTAGTGTTGACAATAGTGGTGATGAGGTCGTAAAGAAGGGTACCAATATCTTGAATGCGCTAAATAATGACTTGTCCCACGAACTTGAGAGACTAAAATCCAACTTGAATAATGATGGGATATTCTATTCGGGAAGTGAGTCTGCACATTTAGAAGTCATGAAATATGAACTTACTTTCCTGAAAGACACTTTAGAACTTGTAAAAGCAAAAATAGGAGCAGATACTAAAGAACCATTAACTAGAAGTTTTAACGAACAAACCAAAGGTCTTGGCAACGATGGTAAAGGAGACCGAAGTAATTATTATGATTTTTTAAAGGGGGTGCAAGAACGAATTGAAATTGCGGTAAATCAGAAGCTTAATCAATATTTTGGTCTCGATATGAGATTCAATTCTCTCATTCTTTTGAGCGAAACTGACAAGATTGAACATGACATCAAATTACTTGAACTTTACGAGAAATATAAGAGTGCTATAGGTTATGAAGAATTGTCAGAAAAGTCAGTTGAGCTTTTGAAAGACAAATTGTTTTTTGGAGAAATTTTCTTAGGAGGTTAA
- a CDS encoding DUF764 family protein, whose protein sequence is MILDITTIEKCIISTLKDFTKFASIYNLSVDILNTYNHPYMSKYTVDNSNIIAVQFSDIDGLFEHNSRTGVFYDNVNEFAIHFQLYFMALTSNSDKNPHERLMLLYALFSDFLHDSSTQSFTFTPEDNCDYQKNVKFHIRHTTNMQNNGLLDINSNNSKSTYCLSQGFVANIQTKEEKVKEQNNAI, encoded by the coding sequence ATGATTCTGGATATCACTACCATTGAAAAATGCATAATATCCACTCTAAAAGACTTCACTAAATTTGCAAGTATTTATAATCTTTCTGTTGATATTCTAAATACATATAACCATCCATATATGTCTAAATATACAGTGGATAATTCAAATATAATTGCTGTGCAGTTTAGTGATATTGATGGTCTATTTGAGCATAATTCAAGAACAGGTGTGTTTTACGATAATGTGAACGAATTTGCTATTCATTTTCAACTATATTTTATGGCACTAACGAGCAATTCAGATAAAAATCCACATGAAAGACTTATGTTACTTTATGCATTATTTAGTGATTTTTTACATGATTCTTCGACTCAAAGTTTCACTTTTACACCTGAAGATAATTGTGACTACCAAAAAAATGTGAAATTTCACATTCGCCATACAACAAATATGCAAAACAACGGTCTACTTGACATAAATAGCAATAATAGCAAATCCACGTATTGTTTAAGTCAAGGATTTGTAGCAAATATACAAACAAAAGAAGAAAAAGTTAAGGAGCAAAATAATGCCATCTGA
- a CDS encoding DUF787 family protein, whose protein sequence is MPSDTISVNLTHSRLDLNQVSYYTPLLVYKCAKIKLNTVSPKNKILYLNVNDYEKAIGALEKEGNNGDDEFNAEKEYLKQAIQSFFAEDDKGLRAVTLAIYKDTAEAKGIKELFKRSRNSFIVFINTYASNNDGGDGLTIYKDDYTNFKDPAHFFVFATKESEVKELFKNGSNSKSKIIVIHSKGTQQLHLRFVSKYLHEASMFHAVNPYGLTFSGINPITNSEEITKLRQANINFYSHLNESGLDGFPAFKEGICLDSSPIDEIFTYDYIKYEFIAELIRIWNLNNRQNSKLSALQLSGQRDTAYSAAIACKLKEFVDAGIIVSYSKLKIQISSSAALKLFLSLSITYNYSMKGVVLNITTQDIQSYQNSLKEVE, encoded by the coding sequence ATGCCATCTGATACAATTAGCGTTAATTTGACGCATTCTAGATTGGATCTAAATCAAGTAAGTTATTATACACCACTACTTGTCTACAAATGTGCCAAAATCAAACTTAATACTGTATCTCCAAAAAATAAAATACTATATCTAAATGTGAATGACTATGAAAAAGCAATTGGTGCACTTGAAAAAGAAGGTAATAATGGTGATGATGAATTTAACGCGGAAAAAGAGTATTTGAAACAAGCGATTCAATCATTTTTTGCAGAGGATGATAAAGGATTAAGAGCTGTAACACTAGCGATATACAAAGACACAGCAGAAGCAAAAGGGATCAAAGAGCTATTCAAAAGAAGTAGAAATTCTTTCATTGTATTCATCAATACTTATGCAAGTAATAATGATGGTGGTGATGGTCTTACTATTTACAAAGATGATTATACCAATTTTAAAGACCCTGCACACTTCTTTGTTTTTGCAACTAAAGAATCTGAAGTGAAAGAATTGTTCAAAAATGGTTCAAACTCCAAATCTAAAATTATCGTTATTCATTCTAAAGGAACTCAACAATTACATTTGAGATTTGTATCGAAATATTTACATGAAGCAAGTATGTTTCATGCTGTAAACCCTTATGGACTTACATTTAGTGGTATAAATCCTATTACTAATAGTGAAGAAATTACTAAGCTTAGACAAGCTAATATCAATTTCTATTCACATCTTAATGAAAGTGGACTTGATGGTTTTCCAGCATTCAAAGAGGGGATTTGTCTTGATTCTAGCCCTATAGACGAAATTTTTACTTATGACTATATCAAATATGAATTTATCGCGGAACTTATCAGAATATGGAACTTGAACAATAGACAAAATAGTAAATTATCAGCGCTTCAACTATCAGGACAAAGAGATACTGCTTATAGTGCAGCAATTGCATGCAAACTGAAAGAGTTTGTTGATGCAGGTATAATTGTTTCTTATTCGAAACTCAAAATACAAATATCGTCAAGTGCTGCACTAAAACTATTCTTATCACTAAGTATCACTTACAACTATTCTATGAAGGGCGTGGTATTGAATATCACAACACAAGATATACAAAGTTATCAAAATAGTTTAAAGGAGGTTGAATAA
- a CDS encoding DUF228 domain-containing protein — protein sequence MPDMKQLIKDYEDKRKALAAVIKGGSKEVAVRSNTFDFRNKGPSVGDGGFTSSSSNTKIENWPSKNYPYKCGVKITTNQIKANEVHYESCVQPGGSSDLYGICIDIDDYTETAQVVPITSGGYQAWLFAKDATIKRGDKIKFNDKGEAEKSSGSNTIYNAIAVEDTVSLPNNTYLVHVKFVGNSVQ from the coding sequence ATGCCAGATATGAAACAGCTCATCAAAGATTATGAGGACAAAAGAAAAGCTCTGGCGGCTGTTATCAAAGGTGGTAGTAAAGAAGTAGCCGTTAGAAGTAATACTTTTGATTTTAGAAACAAAGGACCAAGTGTTGGCGATGGTGGGTTTACTTCTTCTAGTAGTAATACAAAAATAGAAAACTGGCCTAGTAAGAATTATCCCTACAAATGTGGCGTCAAAATCACGACAAATCAAATTAAGGCTAATGAGGTTCACTATGAATCTTGTGTTCAACCAGGTGGTAGTAGTGATTTGTATGGCATATGTATCGATATTGATGATTATACAGAAACAGCTCAAGTTGTTCCTATTACTTCTGGTGGTTATCAAGCTTGGCTTTTTGCAAAAGACGCCACAATCAAAAGAGGCGACAAAATTAAATTTAACGATAAAGGAGAGGCAGAAAAATCTAGTGGTTCAAATACCATTTACAATGCAATTGCTGTAGAAGATACGGTATCTTTACCAAATAATACGTATCTAGTTCATGTAAAATTTGTTGGCAATAGTGTCCAATAA
- a CDS encoding DUF228 domain-containing protein: protein MSGKVNDVELSSQVDDTKEQADLEIESEIQVNQDSSSHTPKSRKRRGAEDVSQNLDSRFGAEKEKQYRLAYLRLKKYTKTTTEDLAVRSCAKNGFQGSADFPYILTQTISSSVDKYENYPYKGFPYKRAVKLSFDTDGSVFVETSDDSNVYGICVDVDEYTETAQVVPITNNVSGYFICADSSIQCGDHLDFNSEGELVKASSNLPTSINIIALSNTYKHDFRTPAEQSDSSFSSSSDFIIHFVKVTIFGNKAIQRKS from the coding sequence ATGAGTGGTAAAGTCAATGATGTAGAATTATCTTCTCAAGTAGATGATACAAAAGAACAAGCTGATCTTGAGATTGAATCAGAAATTCAAGTAAATCAAGATAGTAGTTCACATACTCCTAAAAGTAGAAAAAGAAGAGGAGCAGAAGATGTAAGTCAAAATCTAGATAGTCGTTTTGGAGCAGAGAAAGAAAAACAATACAGGTTGGCATATCTGAGACTGAAAAAATATACTAAAACAACAACAGAAGATTTGGCTGTAAGAAGTTGTGCAAAGAATGGTTTTCAGGGCAGTGCCGATTTTCCTTATATCTTGACACAAACTATCTCAAGCAGCGTGGACAAATATGAAAATTATCCTTATAAAGGTTTTCCATACAAACGTGCTGTGAAATTGAGTTTTGATACTGATGGGTCTGTTTTTGTTGAGACAAGCGATGATTCTAACGTATATGGCATATGTGTTGATGTTGATGAGTATACAGAAACAGCTCAAGTTGTTCCTATTACTAATAATGTTTCTGGTTATTTTATATGTGCAGATTCTAGTATACAATGTGGCGACCATTTAGACTTCAATTCTGAAGGCGAATTGGTAAAAGCCAGTTCTAATTTACCTACTTCAATTAACATTATTGCATTAAGCAATACTTACAAGCATGATTTTAGAACTCCAGCTGAACAAAGCGATTCGTCTTTTAGTTCAAGTAGTGATTTTATAATTCATTTTGTCAAAGTTACTATATTTGGCAACAAAGCCATACAAAGAAAAAGCTAA
- a CDS encoding DUF228 domain-containing protein: MADIAKLKKEYEDKLNEIKSYMKNPSVDPGLFSNNTEFRDKNLHFAASGGTTTSSVDIIENMPSKGYPYKRGVKLDFSDAKYEPVVVPGGGSDLYGICVDIDDYTEIAQVVPINNNFQGWLIAKKDNATSISIGDTLKFNNFGELEKDTSSSRLINAVALSKAVKLNENLYIIHVSIFGNRAKS; this comes from the coding sequence ATGGCAGATATTGCAAAACTAAAAAAGGAATATGAAGACAAACTTAACGAAATAAAGTCTTATATGAAGAATCCAAGTGTTGATCCTGGATTGTTTAGTAATAATACTGAATTTAGAGATAAGAATCTGCATTTTGCAGCATCAGGTGGTACTACCACAAGTAGTGTAGATATCATTGAAAATATGCCATCTAAAGGATATCCGTATAAGCGTGGTGTAAAATTGGATTTTTCCGATGCTAAATATGAACCAGTTGTAGTACCAGGTGGTGGTAGTGATCTATATGGCATATGCGTTGACATTGATGATTATACAGAAATAGCTCAAGTTGTCCCTATTAATAATAATTTTCAAGGTTGGTTGATCGCTAAAAAGGATAATGCTACGAGTATTTCTATTGGAGATACATTGAAATTCAATAATTTTGGGGAACTAGAGAAAGATACTAGCTCATCAAGACTCATCAATGCAGTGGCACTTTCTAAGGCTGTAAAACTAAATGAAAATCTTTACATAATACATGTTTCTATATTTGGTAATAGGGCTAAAAGCTAA
- a CDS encoding DUF3890 domain-containing protein, giving the protein MSQHESQEETQELQNEIRQLYTEIIELLDTNEETVSFSTFMQYAKLVNMLLEVRGIDVEMLTASHIKLLMYYYTGCRLKKSGTIDDFSGNSQVVKRHKLNELEIEYEQVQSQSDGSESFGAGIKVSEGFCSSFDSLLANLALVEESTTKKYCIGVAR; this is encoded by the coding sequence ATGTCGCAGCATGAAAGTCAAGAAGAAACACAAGAACTTCAAAATGAAATACGCCAACTTTACACGGAAATAATAGAATTATTGGATACTAATGAAGAGACTGTGAGTTTTTCTACTTTCATGCAATATGCAAAATTAGTCAATATGCTTCTTGAAGTTAGGGGTATTGACGTAGAGATGCTCACGGCTTCACATATTAAATTGTTGATGTATTACTACACTGGCTGCAGACTAAAGAAAAGCGGAACTATCGATGATTTTAGTGGCAATAGTCAAGTAGTGAAGAGGCATAAGCTTAATGAACTTGAGATCGAATATGAACAGGTCCAATCACAATCTGATGGTTCTGAATCTTTTGGTGCTGGGATCAAAGTTAGTGAAGGGTTCTGTTCGTCTTTTGATTCATTATTAGCTAATTTGGCACTTGTTGAAGAATCAACAACTAAAAAATATTGCATAGGAGTTGCTCGTTAA
- a CDS encoding DUF1506 family protein, producing MQVNPVRTKFAQMAESVISYFEDKKPLRLYKKRYEYNEDTASIDAIIDKDNFQEFTGVLFSINPDSIVSINESNLGDMTCLYTLYTSAQLDFEISDRISEGDLDNFHFEIISIDGSVGYLTLTLKGVGKYA from the coding sequence ATGCAGGTAAATCCCGTTAGAACTAAATTTGCTCAAATGGCAGAATCTGTTATATCCTATTTTGAAGACAAAAAACCTTTGAGGCTTTACAAAAAAAGATATGAATATAATGAAGATACTGCAAGTATTGACGCAATAATTGACAAAGACAACTTTCAAGAATTTACAGGTGTACTATTTAGCATTAATCCCGATTCTATTGTAAGTATCAATGAATCAAATCTTGGTGATATGACATGTCTTTACACCCTTTACACAAGTGCACAACTTGACTTTGAGATCTCAGATAGAATTTCTGAAGGTGATTTAGATAATTTTCACTTCGAAATAATATCAATTGATGGTTCTGTTGGTTATCTAACTTTGACATTGAAGGGAGTTGGGAAATATGCATGA